The DNA window GAGGTTGACGAAAATGGCATAATAGAGCCCAGCCTCCAGATGCTGACTCCAGCTAAGAAGGTCGCATCTAAACTTAACGCCAAGATAACCGGCATTGTAATAGGTCACAATGTTAAGCAGTTTGCAAGGCAGTTTATAGAGTACGGGGCTGACGAAGCCATAGTAGTTGATGACCCAAGGCTGGAGATGTACGTTCCTAACGTTTATGGCGAGACCATAGTTAGCCTCATCAAGAAGTACAAGCCCGAGATGGTATTCGTTGCAGGCACCATGAAGGGCAGGGAGCTGGCTCCCTACATCGCTAACCATCTCAGAGCCGGCATAACGGCTGACTGCACTGACTTTGACGCTGATGAGAAGACCAGAGACGTGTTCCAGATAAGGCCTCCCTTCGGCGCAGTGCTGTTGGCCTACATAAGGACGCCTAGCAGAAGGCCTCAGATGGCCACGGCCAGGCCCAACGTGTTCCCGCTGCCCCCTCGCGACCCTAACAGGAGCGGTGAGATTATAGAGGAGAAGGTAGATCATGTACCGCCGCCGAAGGCCAAGCTGATCTCCCGCAAGGTTATCCCAAGGACCGAGACGCCCATAGAGAAGGCAGAGCTTGTTGTAGGGGGTGGCAAGGGTCTCGGAACTGCTGAGGGCTTCAAGATGCTTCAGGAGCTAGCTGACGTTATGGGAGCAGTCGTCGGCGGCAGCAGGAAGGCCGTAGACCTTGGTTGGATACCTCACGAGAGGCAGATAGGGCAGACAGGCAAGTCTATAAAGTCAGTCATCTATATAGCTGTAGGCATAAGCGGCGCCGCCCAGCATATGTTTGGCGTCAGAGAGGCAGAGGTCGTGGTAGCCATAAACAAGGATCCCTCAGCACCCATATTCTCGCAGAGCGACTATGGTGTCGTTGCTGACTACCGTGAAGTCATTCCGAACCTCATAAAGCTGCTGAAGGAGCTTAAAGAGCAGGTCAAGAAGGGGGAGACGCCTAAGATAGAGTGAGTGACATGAGCAACTCCATTGATGAGAGGCTGAGATCTTTTGAAAGGAGCTTGAGGAGGTTTTCCGGCTCCCTCGGACTCAGGATAAACATAGAGCTCTCCAAAAAGATCGAGGAGGTTCAATTGAAGATTATTGATGATGTCTCAAAGCTAATAGATGAAGCGTGGTCGCAGGGACTGACGTTACAGGACCTTTTGGCAAAGCTCAGCGACAACGGCACCTTAAGGCGCGAAGTTCTTCTAGCGTCATCAACGCTAGGCGAGCGCATAGGTTCCGACTCTGTTGACGAGCTATTTGCAGACGCCTTATCAGGCGACACGTCACGAAGTGGCGCTAGGAGCGCCCTAGTAGCGTTTCAAGCGATAGCCAGAGCCTATGCTGAGAAGTACTACAAAGAAAATGGCACTATAACTCATGTATCGCCCTATTGCCCCGTCTGCGGCGCCGAGAGCAGCACAATGGTAAAGCGCGGGAACAGGTACGTTATGATCTGCCCTGTCTGCGGTTATGAGTGGATAGTTTCTGAGGGCTCCCCTAGGTGTCCCTTCTGCGGCAATGATAACAGGTTTAAGCTTGGAACGTTCATGGATAAGGAATGGAAGTACGGCCTGATGTACTGTCAGGAGTGCGGCTCCTCTTGGAGAGTCATATGGGACGAGGATATGGCATCAGCGCCAAATATACTGCTGCCCCTGATAGCTATGGCCGCTGACAGGTTTAGGGGCGCGCTACCTAGGGGTGAGGGAATCAATAACGGCAATAAGGCTGGAGGCGAAGGAGGCCTGAGCGAAGGCCAGGAAGAAACCAAAGGACAGGAGTGAGTAAAGCCAGAGGAGCTCTGACTTTGGAGCCCTTAAGCTCAGAGAGCTCCCTTGCGCCGCATCCCTGAGCCTTGACATCAGCACGCCTAGGTAGGCGCCGACTATAGGCATGCCTATAATTATCATATATGCCGTCATCATGGCAGCTATGCCTATAATCTTAAGGGTTAAACTGTATTTTCTGCCCGCTATTACGTCCACAGCCCTAGAAACTATAACAAGGAAGGCCATCTCCAGCGCGGAGCCCACCATGGCCAGCACAAGCCCGAGAAGGGCTATGTCGACAGAGAGAGTCCTTAGGCTCCTGATTACATAAGAGGTTAGGGCCAGAACCATGCCAAGCGACATTAGCACAGGGCCCAGGCTCACCTCGGCGGTGTGCTTCAAATAGGCCTTAGTTGATGAGAGCCTCCGATCCGGACCCCCTCCGGGCTGGATGGCTTGAGGCTGGGGTAAAGTTTCCATTCGGCTGTCCCAGGGTCTCCGCCCTTTAGCGAAGATAAAGTTTTCAGTGCAAGCTCAGTTCATTTAAAGCTTATATTTAGTCCTTTTCTTAAGCGCTTAACCCCGGAATATTAAAAGGAAAAGAAGATGCAAACAGCCTTCCGTAGCTGTTTCAATTTTCATATAGGTATAGAGTGTCGTTGCAACCAACGCCTACAGGAGGTTATGTTATCGAGTACTCAAAGATGTGAGGTCTCCGGGATGGCCCTGAGCGCCCCCAGGCCCTATGAAAGCCTGAGCGAGGCGCGGGGGGACAGGGGGTGAGGCGATTACTGTAAAACAATGAACCCATGTAGGAGCTGAACTCCTGGCGCTCGGGTTAATGGCAAAACAGTAGTGATGCCAGAAGCCTCGGTTAAACTGAAGCGTTGATCCGAAGTTAATCTGCTGGTATCTGCGCTGAGAGTGGAGGCTCTCATTCAAGGTTCAGAAACAGCGTCTATATTGAGGACTTTCGATAGGTACTCGGCCATAAACTTAGAGTCGAACCCGCGGGATGCGTCAACTATGACCTTCTTTGGTCTCGACTCCTTTATGTACTCCACGACCTCCCAGAACGTAGCATGGTCGCTGAATGACACCCTGTAGACGTTGTCGTTAACCCTGACCGCTGGTCCTCTCCTCTCGGTGCCTGTTAATATTATATGCACCGCTGGTAACTTAAGCATAGGCTGAGACTTTGAGACATGGAGGAATGCTATGGAGCCTGGCGTGAGCTCATCTTTATTGTAGAGCCTCACGTCACCGATATCGACGTTGTAGAACCTAGAGGCGACCTTTGCCAGCTTAAGCGTAGTGTCATCGGCTAAGAACGTCTCCTTAACGCCCCTTATCCGCAGCTCTACCATTATCTCCTGGAGCTTGCCGTTGTAACCATATATCACCAGGGGGCTCTCGGGGGAGCGCCTCTCAATTATGTCAATAAGGGCTCCAAGGGCATCCCACTCTGTCCCTCTCCTAGATAGGTGGGGGCTTCCATACGTGGCGTCCACTACCAGGACATCTAGGTCCTCCATGGGGGGTGTCCCAGGCATCTTGAAGTCCCCAGTATATCCTGCTGTGCCGTCCGGGCCCTCGACCAAAACCTGGGCGCTGCCCGCTATGTGCCTTGAGGGTAACAGCTTCACTCTCTCACCGTCGAACTCTATCTCCTTATTATAATCAACTGAAAGTGCCTTACTCTGCGGTATGGAATGGCCGAGGATCCTGAGAAACTCATGGGTGACAGGCGTAGCCACTATGAAGAGGCTTTCAGCTACGCTCCGCGAGAGGTACTTTGTGTGATCCTCATGGGCATGAGTGACGACCCTTACGGGCCTCCTGTGGTAAGAGTCGGCCACGACATTACTTCCGAGTAGCACGGCACCGTTTGGCATCACTGCGGCTAACAATGACCTCGGCCCCTGCAGCCTTTGTTAGGCCGTCCTAAAAACAGTTCGCGGGCGTGGTCCCGCCGCGGGGACTTGAACCCCGGACCACCCGGTCTCGGCCGGAGGGGGCCTCCAGCCGCCCGTCCCACTACAGCCGGGCGCTCTAGCCGCTGAGCTACGGCGGGACCTGTTAGAGTCTCTGCTGCCTAATTGTTTTAAGCGTTACCCTCACCGCTGCGCCTTGACTCACACATAGGCTTCCAGAGATCCCTTAGGTAACCGGTAAGTCTTAGAATGCTCTCGTAGAGTTCATCATTAACGTTGTACTCCTTCTTCTCCTCAGTCAAAGTCGCAGCAATGTCAGCAAACGTGAGCGACACCTGCTTAAGGATGTCGCAGAGCGACGCCTGGTCCTGCCCATTGGAGGCAACGAAGTCTGCCACTACATAAGCATAGTTGCACAACAGGTTAGCCAGCAGCAGGGACGCCGCACAGAGCAGCCTCTGGTGGAGCGGCATATCGCGGAATGAGCTAAAGCCCCTTGAGGAGTAGCACGCGCGCTCCAGCCTGCTAGCCTCGACGCTAGTACATGGAGGAGCCTCCGCCAGCCCAAGCCTTGTGGTTCTCCACAGAAGTTCGTAGTACTCGTCCCTAATGAATGCGGCCATACCTTTTAAAGCCCGCCAAGATAGGGCCCTTTCAATTTAAAAAAGGTAAACTTATTTCTCTTCTGCTTTTTATTTACAAAGGGCGCGGGAGCAGAGATGTGTGCAGCCGAGGACAACGAGAGGACTGTTAAGTACTCTGATATGGTTTATGAGATGCTTAAGAACGACATTCTTAACAGGCGGTTCGAGCCCAAAGACAAGCTAAGCGAGACCACTCTAGCAAAGCTCTACAACGTCAGCCGTACGCCTGTGAGGGAGGCTCTGCATAAGCTTGAGAAGGAGGGCCTCGTGGTAAAGCTAAGTGACGGCTACCACGTGTCATTTCTGACCAAGGAACAGATACTCAAAATCTTCGAGGTCAGGGCTGTACTTGAAGCGCTAGCGGCTCAGAAGGCGGCAGAGAACCGCGACCCCGAGATGCTAAAGAGGTTAAGGGAGGCCGCAGAGGGTTTCAGGAAGGCAGACAGGTCAAACCCGCTGACCTTGGCTCAGGCCAACAGCAACTTCCACGATATTATAGCTGACATGAGCGGAAACGAGTACCTTAGGGACATACTCAAGGACTTAAGAAATAAGCTTGCTATTGTGAGAGTGGACCTTTTCGCTTCGAGCAGCCGTGTTGACCAGGAAATAGAGGAGCACTGGAAGATTTATGAGGCTATAGAGAAGGGCGACCCCAAGGAAGCCTATGACGCAGCCCTAAGGCACCAGAACAACTTAATTGAGTTCATTAAATCAAAAAGGATGGTGGGAGGCATATTAGTCTAAGCGCTCATAGGCGATACGTTTAAGCGCGCTGTTCGAGGAGTTCCATCGCCATTAGGCCTCGTTTGCTAAGCTTAGATCCCTCTATGACCTTTGTGAATATTTAGCTTCATTTAAAAGGCCGCCGAATAACTTCTAGCGGAGGGATTAGAATGTCGCTGAGGCTAGGCGCTCTGCCCCAGCACAGGACACCTCCAAAGGGTGAGCACTACGACGTACTCATTGCGGGAGCTGGGCCCGCTGGGCTCTCAGCAGCTATCTATGCAGCCAGATTTCTCCTCAAGTCTGTGGTCATAACTGAAGACGTCGGCGGCCAGCTGAACCTTACAAATGTTGTTGATGACTACCCTGCTACGCTCTCCATAAACGCCACCGAGCTGATATCACGCTTTAGGGATCATGCCGAGAAGCTCTTCGGGGTGCCTATTTACACTAACATCAGCGTTCAGAAGCTCAAGAGGGAGGGTGACGAATACCACGTCACAGGGACGCGCGACCTTGACGTCTATGCGAAGACAATAATTCTTGCAGTGGGCTCCAGGAGGAGAAAGCTGAACGTACCTGGTGAGGCTGAGTTCACCGGCAGGGGGGTCAGCTACTGTAGCATATGTGACGCGCCGCTCTACAAGGGGAAGGACGCTGTTGTGGTCGTTGGCGGTGGGGACGCGGCCTTTGAAGGCGCCATACTTCTCTCGGGCTACGTTAAGAAGGTCTACCTGGTTCACAGGAGGAGTGAGTTTAGGGCGAAGCCATACTACGTCCAGGAGGCCACGTCCAGGCCAAACATAGAGTTCCTGCTGAGCTCGGTCGTGACAGAGATCAGGGGCGACAAGCTAGTTCGGAGCGTAATAGTTAAGAATAACTTAGACGGTACCACGAGGGAGCTAAATGTAGATGGTGTCTTTGTAGAGATTGGGTTTGAGCCGCCTAAGGAGTGGTACCAGTCCCTCGGACTTGAAGTTGATGACCTTGGCTATATTAAGACTGACATGTGGATGAGAACCAACCTGCCTGGCGTCTTTGCTGCTGGCGACGCCATAAGCCTGTGGCGTGGCTTCAGACAGATAGTTAACGCCGCCGCATCTGGAGCTATAGCCGCCTACAGCGCTTATACATACTTGACAGAACGCGGGCTTACAAGGAGGCCCGCGCCGGCCAGCAGGGAGGTAAAATCGATTGGAGGAGAGACAGCTAAGTGAAGAGGCCATATATGATATTCTTAACCAGAGGCTGATAAAGCAGGGCTATCACATAATAGGTCACCATAGCTCCGTCAAAAAGTGCTACTGGAACCACGCGGCTCTTGTAGAGGGCAGGTTCTGCTACAAGGGGAAGTTCTACGGCATAGAGAGTCACAGGTGCATTCAGCTGAGCGTCACAAACCACTGGTGCTGGAACGCCTGCCTCCACTGCTGGAGGCTTAGGCCTCAGGATGTAGGAATTGAATGGAATGAGACGCGCATGCCCTTCGTCGATGACCCAAAAGAGATAGTAGAAAAGGCTATACAGGAGTACCGCAGAATAATGAGTGGCTATAAGGGCAGGCCTGGCGTGAAGCCAGAGATGTACAAGGAGGCCGTGATGCCCAAGCATGTAGCTATAAGCCTCACAGGCGAGGCGACCCTCTATCCAAGGCTTGGCGAGCTTATAGAGGAGTTCCACAGAAGGGGCATCTCAACTTTCCTAGTGACCAGGGGTGTAAGGCCTGACGTGTTAGCTAACCTTGAGGAAGAGCCAAACCAGGTATACATAAGTCTAGAGTCTTGGGATAAGGAGTCCTATAACTACTTCAATAGGCCCCTCGTGCCAAGGGCCTGGGAGCTGACCCTTGAGACGCTTGAAATGCTACCTAGCTTCTCCTCCACGACAGTTTACAGGTTAACTATCATAAGGGGCTACAATGATAAGGAGGAGGCCATCAGAGGCTTTGCAAAGCTTGTAGACCTTGGAAGGCCTGACTACATAGAGGTGAAGGCATACATGTACGTTGGCGCGAGCAGGAACAGGCTGCGCTTAGATAATATGCCAAGA is part of the Acidilobus sp. 7A genome and encodes:
- a CDS encoding electron transfer flavoprotein subunit alpha/FixB family protein, with product MSWGTSEVSGQQNCDKLCPEWECRDNSEYRGVWVVGEVDENGIIEPSLQMLTPAKKVASKLNAKITGIVIGHNVKQFARQFIEYGADEAIVVDDPRLEMYVPNVYGETIVSLIKKYKPEMVFVAGTMKGRELAPYIANHLRAGITADCTDFDADEKTRDVFQIRPPFGAVLLAYIRTPSRRPQMATARPNVFPLPPRDPNRSGEIIEEKVDHVPPPKAKLISRKVIPRTETPIEKAELVVGGGKGLGTAEGFKMLQELADVMGAVVGGSRKAVDLGWIPHERQIGQTGKSIKSVIYIAVGISGAAQHMFGVREAEVVVAINKDPSAPIFSQSDYGVVADYREVIPNLIKLLKELKEQVKKGETPKIE
- the fdhE gene encoding formate dehydrogenase accessory protein FdhE, producing the protein MSNSIDERLRSFERSLRRFSGSLGLRINIELSKKIEEVQLKIIDDVSKLIDEAWSQGLTLQDLLAKLSDNGTLRREVLLASSTLGERIGSDSVDELFADALSGDTSRSGARSALVAFQAIARAYAEKYYKENGTITHVSPYCPVCGAESSTMVKRGNRYVMICPVCGYEWIVSEGSPRCPFCGNDNRFKLGTFMDKEWKYGLMYCQECGSSWRVIWDEDMASAPNILLPLIAMAADRFRGALPRGEGINNGNKAGGEGGLSEGQEETKGQE
- a CDS encoding MBL fold metallo-hydrolase, whose amino-acid sequence is MLAAVMPNGAVLLGSNVVADSYHRRPVRVVTHAHEDHTKYLSRSVAESLFIVATPVTHEFLRILGHSIPQSKALSVDYNKEIEFDGERVKLLPSRHIAGSAQVLVEGPDGTAGYTGDFKMPGTPPMEDLDVLVVDATYGSPHLSRRGTEWDALGALIDIIERRSPESPLVIYGYNGKLQEIMVELRIRGVKETFLADDTTLKLAKVASRFYNVDIGDVRLYNKDELTPGSIAFLHVSKSQPMLKLPAVHIILTGTERRGPAVRVNDNVYRVSFSDHATFWEVVEYIKESRPKKVIVDASRGFDSKFMAEYLSKVLNIDAVSEP
- a CDS encoding GntR family transcriptional regulator, which encodes MCAAEDNERTVKYSDMVYEMLKNDILNRRFEPKDKLSETTLAKLYNVSRTPVREALHKLEKEGLVVKLSDGYHVSFLTKEQILKIFEVRAVLEALAAQKAAENRDPEMLKRLREAAEGFRKADRSNPLTLAQANSNFHDIIADMSGNEYLRDILKDLRNKLAIVRVDLFASSSRVDQEIEEHWKIYEAIEKGDPKEAYDAALRHQNNLIEFIKSKRMVGGILV
- a CDS encoding FAD-dependent oxidoreductase, with amino-acid sequence MSLRLGALPQHRTPPKGEHYDVLIAGAGPAGLSAAIYAARFLLKSVVITEDVGGQLNLTNVVDDYPATLSINATELISRFRDHAEKLFGVPIYTNISVQKLKREGDEYHVTGTRDLDVYAKTIILAVGSRRRKLNVPGEAEFTGRGVSYCSICDAPLYKGKDAVVVVGGGDAAFEGAILLSGYVKKVYLVHRRSEFRAKPYYVQEATSRPNIEFLLSSVVTEIRGDKLVRSVIVKNNLDGTTRELNVDGVFVEIGFEPPKEWYQSLGLEVDDLGYIKTDMWMRTNLPGVFAAGDAISLWRGFRQIVNAAASGAIAAYSAYTYLTERGLTRRPAPASREVKSIGGETAK
- the twy1 gene encoding 4-demethylwyosine synthase TYW1; the encoded protein is MEERQLSEEAIYDILNQRLIKQGYHIIGHHSSVKKCYWNHAALVEGRFCYKGKFYGIESHRCIQLSVTNHWCWNACLHCWRLRPQDVGIEWNETRMPFVDDPKEIVEKAIQEYRRIMSGYKGRPGVKPEMYKEAVMPKHVAISLTGEATLYPRLGELIEEFHRRGISTFLVTRGVRPDVLANLEEEPNQVYISLESWDKESYNYFNRPLVPRAWELTLETLEMLPSFSSTTVYRLTIIRGYNDKEEAIRGFAKLVDLGRPDYIEVKAYMYVGASRNRLRLDNMPRHQEVKEVAKRLSELTGYPIVSESLPSRVVLLSKLERPIRYGNAPVDWNSPDIPAPGEYESES